In the Thermoproteales archaeon genome, one interval contains:
- a CDS encoding DUF4910 domain-containing protein yields MITNVIDISKREVSGINAKRYVADITRYHRIQTSPGLHDALCYVKSRLEEFGYEPKIYSYPADGKVEYLGFRSPIGWRISDGELKVVKPKEIFLGRFIDNPTLIVAHSGPAPEGVEAELVDVGKGIYDYEYRDDVSGKFVLASGHLRVVFKKAVMEREAIGIIHYSQNVANPHAYPYKGLWPRKDELEKIPPMFSIPFEKAIKLKDLLGKDKVVVYGRVDSSFYEGAIELLEARIPGKRNKDVALIAHICHPMPGANDNASGSGLLLELARASMKLYKNKLIDIGYGLRFWWAPEFSGIYAHLAENPGLEKEIVSVINLDMVGGKQDLVGGVLTIIGMAEFNPTFIPVLAYHIFEKVVEGPKAYARPETLPAIKFKLIRYSGGSDHHVFVDPFRNIPATAFIEWPDRYYHSDLDIIDNIDPGLLKTIGTAALSLALTISRINEEYFRECLYILANFALSSLQDITRKTLGEAKWFAMKKINLLSRMYAEAIKSFSIFEIGRENANILQEMSNEIMNAGRELMKEVEQLSSKGLFKEAEEPLLKNDEVYARTRKSIVRIVDVYEKLRGEDSEWWLRKVIDERNSSIVDLFYLLVDGKRTLGEIYDILKLDFKELKTEELVKIAEILEKAGWLKRS; encoded by the coding sequence TTGATTACCAATGTTATAGACATTTCTAAAAGAGAAGTTTCAGGTATTAATGCCAAACGCTACGTTGCTGACATTACCCGCTACCACAGAATCCAGACAAGCCCAGGTTTACACGATGCCCTCTGCTATGTTAAGTCTAGGCTTGAAGAATTTGGTTATGAGCCGAAAATCTACAGTTATCCAGCCGATGGGAAAGTAGAATATCTTGGATTTCGTTCTCCAATAGGTTGGCGAATAAGTGATGGCGAGTTAAAAGTCGTTAAGCCGAAAGAGATATTCTTGGGAAGATTTATCGACAATCCAACGCTCATAGTAGCTCATAGCGGTCCTGCTCCTGAAGGTGTTGAGGCCGAATTAGTAGATGTTGGGAAGGGTATATACGATTATGAGTATAGAGATGATGTATCTGGAAAATTCGTTCTCGCCAGTGGCCATCTCCGGGTTGTTTTTAAGAAAGCAGTCATGGAGAGAGAGGCTATAGGAATCATACACTATAGCCAGAATGTAGCGAACCCCCACGCTTATCCATACAAGGGCTTATGGCCTAGAAAGGATGAACTAGAAAAAATTCCGCCAATGTTTTCTATACCATTCGAGAAAGCTATTAAGTTAAAAGATTTACTTGGAAAGGATAAGGTAGTCGTTTATGGACGTGTAGATAGCTCGTTTTACGAGGGTGCTATCGAGCTTTTAGAAGCTCGCATTCCAGGTAAGAGAAATAAAGATGTTGCCTTAATCGCTCACATTTGCCATCCGATGCCTGGCGCTAACGATAACGCTTCCGGCAGTGGGCTTTTGCTTGAGCTTGCGAGAGCCTCAATGAAACTCTATAAGAATAAGCTCATAGATATTGGCTATGGTTTAAGATTTTGGTGGGCGCCAGAATTTAGCGGTATATATGCCCATTTGGCCGAAAATCCTGGACTGGAGAAAGAGATAGTCTCGGTTATAAACCTGGATATGGTTGGTGGCAAACAAGACCTTGTGGGTGGTGTTTTAACTATAATTGGTATGGCAGAGTTCAATCCTACCTTTATACCAGTATTAGCTTATCACATATTTGAAAAGGTAGTCGAAGGACCCAAAGCATATGCAAGACCTGAAACTCTTCCAGCAATCAAGTTCAAACTTATAAGATATAGTGGAGGTAGTGATCACCATGTATTTGTCGATCCCTTTAGGAACATACCTGCAACAGCTTTTATCGAATGGCCTGATCGTTACTATCACTCAGATTTGGATATCATAGATAATATTGATCCAGGACTGCTTAAGACTATCGGAACTGCGGCGCTATCTTTGGCTTTAACGATTTCTCGTATAAACGAGGAATATTTTAGAGAATGCTTATACATTTTAGCTAACTTTGCCCTAAGCTCCTTACAGGATATTACCAGAAAAACCTTAGGAGAAGCTAAATGGTTCGCAATGAAGAAAATCAATCTTCTTTCGCGAATGTATGCTGAAGCTATTAAATCGTTTTCTATATTTGAAATTGGTAGAGAGAATGCCAATATTTTACAAGAAATGAGCAACGAAATAATGAACGCAGGTCGTGAATTAATGAAAGAAGTCGAGCAACTTTCCTCAAAAGGTTTATTCAAGGAAGCTGAAGAGCCCTTACTAAAAAACGATGAAGTTTATGCTAGAACCAGAAAATCGATTGTAAGAATAGTTGATGTTTATGAAAAATTAAGGGGAGAAGATTCAGAATGGTGGTTAAGAAAAGTGATAGATGAGAGAAATAGTTCGATTGTAGACTTGTTCTATTTACTTGTTGATGGAAAGCGAACACTAGGAGAAATTTATGATATTTTAAAGCTTGATTTTAAAGAGTTGAAAACTGAAGAGTTAGTAAAGATAGCAGAGATCCTGGAAAAAGCTGGATGGTTAAAGCGCAGTTGA
- a CDS encoding CopG family ribbon-helix-helix protein → MGKVKRISMTLPEEILKELDDVMKVTGARNRSKIISNAILSYLSSYRWMLGKKMVSGSVTFIYDHERGEAVRRITHIQHEFIDVIKASIHIHLSERLCLEIISVVGSVERLKALLNELREIKAVIGVNFSLFPIEEY, encoded by the coding sequence TTGGGTAAAGTAAAAAGAATAAGTATGACTCTTCCAGAGGAAATATTGAAAGAACTCGATGACGTGATGAAAGTTACCGGAGCCCGTAACAGATCCAAGATAATCTCTAATGCAATTCTTTCCTACTTATCTTCTTATCGTTGGATGCTTGGTAAAAAAATGGTTTCTGGGTCTGTCACGTTCATTTATGATCATGAGCGGGGAGAAGCTGTAAGAAGAATAACACACATTCAACACGAGTTTATTGATGTAATAAAAGCTTCGATTCACATCCATTTAAGTGAAAGACTTTGTTTAGAAATTATAAGCGTTGTAGGCAGCGTCGAACGATTAAAAGCTCTTTTAAACGAGCTTAGAGAAATAAAGGCTGTTATAGGAGTTAATTTCTCGCTATTTCCAATAGAAGAGTATTAG
- a CDS encoding HAD family hydrolase codes for MENCKRIGKVITVAFVFLSISMLKAILFDMGSTLVIDIGLRKNFVEAMHKLLKNHININRAKIELLFNEWDHITYREGLEEYWDLFRSMILLKKLGLKPNPLLVEEVYETIVNVWVESYVFEEGAVRTVKELKNLGYQIGIISNTGSHDLIYREIKRAGLTHFIDVIITSQAVGWKKPSPKIFKITLDMIGVKPEQAVHVGDDPIADVEGAKKAGLWAVQKMKKGEKVSPYADAVVYKIVEIPKVLEELLRRLS; via the coding sequence ATGGAAAACTGTAAGCGAATCGGTAAAGTTATAACCGTAGCCTTTGTATTTTTATCGATATCAATGCTAAAGGCGATTCTTTTCGATATGGGAAGCACCCTGGTGATCGACATCGGATTAAGAAAAAACTTTGTAGAAGCAATGCATAAACTATTAAAAAACCACATCAATATTAACCGCGCTAAAATCGAACTGTTATTTAATGAATGGGATCATATTACCTACAGGGAAGGTCTTGAGGAATACTGGGATCTTTTCAGATCTATGATTTTACTTAAAAAGTTAGGGCTTAAACCGAATCCATTATTGGTTGAAGAAGTTTATGAAACTATTGTTAACGTCTGGGTTGAAAGTTATGTTTTCGAAGAGGGGGCAGTGCGGACAGTTAAGGAGTTGAAAAATTTGGGGTATCAAATAGGGATAATATCCAACACGGGTAGTCATGACTTGATATATAGGGAAATTAAGAGAGCAGGTCTTACGCACTTTATTGACGTTATCATAACTTCCCAAGCTGTAGGCTGGAAAAAACCTTCACCTAAAATATTCAAAATAACACTAGATATGATAGGTGTAAAGCCCGAACAGGCGGTGCACGTTGGAGACGATCCAATAGCCGATGTCGAGGGAGCGAAAAAAGCTGGTCTATGGGCTGTACAGAAAATGAAGAAAGGAGAAAAAGTTTCTCCGTATGCTGATGCTGTAGTCTACAAAATTGTAGAGATTCCGAAGGTTCTTGAAGAGCTGTTGCGGCGGCTTAGTTGA
- the twy1 gene encoding 4-demethylwyosine synthase TYW1 produces MNAKTKFTKQQIQRYLRAGYRLVGKNTAVEICRWTRTALKGERLCYKRWYGVNSHRCVQMTPNLNFCNFACSFCWRIHEEGRFKMVPEWDDPKEIVDGIIKAQRELLIGYKGNPKVSQERFLEAMFPRHVAISLDGEPTMYPYLAELIKEIKNRGMTAFLVTNGSIPARLKELLDKNAEPTNLYISVYGPNEEIFLKTSKPLIPKAWDLVLESLGLMEEFSCRTVFRMTLVKGLNMVEPEGYAKLIDYANPKFAELKGYTWVGESQKRLSIQAMPKMEELLDFASKIAELTGYQIKVLDEKSRIVMLVKDLDVWEWNLKLIKQQRKIEQEHDKKWRGKIKDFRFKTLKSMLSSL; encoded by the coding sequence ATGAATGCAAAAACTAAATTTACGAAACAGCAAATTCAGAGGTATCTAAGGGCAGGATACAGGCTAGTTGGTAAAAACACAGCGGTTGAGATTTGCAGATGGACTAGAACGGCCTTAAAGGGTGAAAGATTATGCTATAAGCGATGGTATGGAGTAAATAGTCACCGTTGCGTTCAGATGACTCCAAACCTAAACTTTTGCAATTTTGCTTGTAGCTTCTGCTGGAGAATACATGAGGAAGGCAGGTTCAAAATGGTGCCGGAGTGGGATGATCCCAAGGAAATAGTTGATGGTATCATAAAGGCACAGAGAGAATTATTGATAGGGTATAAGGGGAATCCAAAAGTTTCACAAGAGCGTTTCCTGGAAGCTATGTTTCCTAGACATGTGGCAATAAGCCTTGATGGAGAACCAACAATGTATCCGTATCTTGCAGAATTGATAAAAGAGATAAAAAATAGAGGAATGACAGCTTTTCTCGTAACAAACGGCTCTATACCTGCTAGACTTAAAGAATTGCTAGATAAAAACGCTGAACCAACCAACTTATATATTAGCGTATATGGACCTAACGAAGAAATTTTTTTGAAGACAAGCAAGCCGCTTATTCCTAAGGCATGGGATCTGGTCCTAGAAAGTCTGGGATTAATGGAAGAGTTTAGCTGCAGAACTGTTTTTAGAATGACATTGGTTAAAGGCTTAAACATGGTGGAGCCAGAAGGCTATGCAAAGCTAATAGATTACGCTAATCCAAAGTTTGCTGAGTTAAAAGGTTACACATGGGTTGGGGAAAGCCAGAAAAGGCTTTCAATTCAAGCAATGCCTAAAATGGAAGAACTCTTGGATTTTGCCTCTAAAATAGCTGAGCTAACTGGATACCAGATCAAAGTACTGGATGAGAAGAGTAGAATAGTAATGCTTGTCAAGGATTTAGACGTGTGGGAGTGGAACCTAAAGCTCATAAAACAACAGAGAAAAATAGAACAGGAACACGACAAAAAATGGAGAGGAAAGATAAAGGATTTCAGATTTAAAACTTTAAAATCGATGCTTAGCAGCTTATAG
- the ychF gene encoding YchF-related putative GTPase, producing MVTIGLIGKTNVGKTTFFNAATLLEAEISTYPFTTKKPNEGVAYVHFHCVCKEFKVKDNPVNSACINGWRFAPVKIVDIPGLIKEAWRGRGLGIRFLSVAAVSDALIHVVDASGSIDEEGRIVKPGIGDPVRDFRDVERELVQWYYQLLKKNSKHIAKLYKQTTRLDLAISRLLAGIKITLEDAQAALIESELLDKDFAKWNDDDFRVMAYNLRKKKPTLIVANKMDLPYADENYEALTREYSDYIVIPCSAEAELALRRAEKSGLVEYVPGEEMFFVKDKDRLTKKQRWALEYVQEKILSKYFRTGVQYALDVAVFKLLSMNAIFPVADEKNLTDSKGRVLPDVYLMPPGSTLYDLAAAIHSELAKSLVCGIDARMGLRLPKNYLLRHRDVIKLVVALKRK from the coding sequence TTGGTAACAATAGGATTAATCGGGAAAACAAATGTTGGGAAAACGACGTTTTTTAATGCTGCAACACTTCTTGAAGCTGAAATATCGACTTATCCTTTTACGACGAAAAAACCTAATGAGGGGGTTGCCTATGTTCACTTTCACTGCGTATGTAAAGAATTTAAGGTAAAGGATAATCCAGTAAACTCTGCATGTATTAATGGATGGAGATTTGCACCTGTGAAGATCGTGGATATTCCAGGCTTGATAAAGGAAGCGTGGCGGGGAAGGGGTTTAGGAATTAGATTTCTGTCGGTTGCGGCTGTTTCAGATGCCCTAATACACGTTGTAGATGCCTCTGGAAGTATAGACGAGGAAGGTAGAATTGTCAAGCCGGGGATAGGAGATCCCGTAAGGGATTTTAGAGATGTAGAGCGGGAACTCGTTCAATGGTATTATCAACTACTTAAGAAAAACTCGAAGCATATAGCAAAGTTGTATAAGCAAACTACAAGGTTAGACTTGGCAATTTCCAGATTGCTAGCAGGTATAAAAATAACTCTTGAAGATGCTCAAGCAGCGCTTATCGAATCGGAACTCCTGGATAAAGATTTTGCTAAATGGAACGATGATGATTTTCGGGTAATGGCTTACAATCTACGCAAGAAAAAGCCTACTCTAATAGTTGCTAATAAGATGGATTTGCCCTATGCAGATGAAAACTATGAAGCATTAACCAGAGAATATAGCGATTACATAGTAATACCTTGCTCTGCAGAAGCTGAACTGGCTTTGAGAAGAGCCGAAAAAAGCGGCTTGGTTGAATATGTCCCCGGCGAAGAAATGTTCTTTGTTAAAGATAAGGATAGGCTTACTAAGAAGCAGCGATGGGCTCTAGAGTATGTTCAGGAAAAGATTCTAAGTAAATACTTCAGAACTGGTGTTCAATACGCTCTGGATGTAGCTGTATTTAAGCTATTATCTATGAATGCTATTTTCCCCGTCGCGGATGAAAAGAATTTAACAGATAGTAAGGGTAGAGTTTTACCAGACGTCTACCTAATGCCCCCAGGTTCTACGCTATACGATCTTGCAGCAGCAATACATTCAGAACTAGCAAAAAGTTTAGTATGTGGAATCGACGCGAGGATGGGGTTAAGGCTTCCAAAAAACTACTTGTTAAGGCATAGAGATGTTATTAAGCTAGTAGTTGCTTTAAAAAGAAAATAG
- a CDS encoding molybdenum cofactor guanylyltransferase, whose amino-acid sequence MLDTVILAGGRSGRMKGKYKAFFLLLDKPLIKWLIDALNPVSNNVIVVVHDFKQKRKMLEYFKNSKIKIVEDKIRKIQAPIIGALSGAEAANEEFLFLVSCDQPFVTSKIVLEMKKACQKFDACIPRWPNGYLEPLTAIYKREKYVDAVREALRNNEMRSIAPLKYLKCFFIDVYKLSENPYITFYNINTLEDYQKAREIALKFRT is encoded by the coding sequence ATGCTAGACACAGTAATCTTAGCTGGCGGAAGATCGGGCCGTATGAAAGGTAAATATAAAGCGTTTTTTCTTCTACTAGACAAGCCTTTAATAAAATGGCTAATAGACGCTCTAAATCCTGTATCGAACAACGTGATTGTAGTTGTTCACGACTTTAAGCAAAAAAGGAAAATGCTTGAATATTTCAAAAATTCTAAAATAAAAATTGTAGAAGATAAAATTAGAAAAATACAAGCGCCTATTATAGGTGCATTATCTGGCGCTGAAGCCGCTAACGAAGAATTCCTTTTTCTAGTTTCATGCGATCAACCATTTGTAACTTCTAAAATAGTTCTTGAAATGAAAAAGGCATGCCAAAAATTTGACGCTTGTATTCCTAGATGGCCAAATGGTTACCTTGAACCTTTGACCGCTATTTATAAGCGAGAAAAATATGTAGATGCTGTGCGCGAAGCTTTAAGAAATAACGAAATGCGTAGTATAGCACCATTAAAATATTTAAAATGTTTCTTTATCGACGTTTACAAACTGTCTGAAAATCCGTATATAACATTTTACAATATTAATACGTTAGAAGATTATCAGAAAGCAAGAGAAATAGCTTTGAAATTTAGGACATGA
- a CDS encoding metallophosphoesterase, with protein MYSILFEPYSIKTEKITIKISKIPSNEKIKIVHISDLHFHNIGERELNTIRIIEKLNPDIIVITGDLIEKRESIDELLDFLDKMRRIAQVYLVYGNWDHESGANLTDLKNKIEALDVEVLVNENVKAKVNEIELYIIGVDDPSIGKANLEKALENVPSGALTILLAHSPEIIDEAASYKIDLVLVGHTHGGQVVIPGYGPLFLPVSKEYRKYASGLFKIDSTYMYVNRGLGTSILPVRLFCPPEITLIVLKDT; from the coding sequence TTGTATTCCATTCTATTCGAGCCTTATTCGATTAAAACGGAAAAAATCACTATAAAGATAAGTAAGATACCGAGCAATGAAAAAATTAAAATAGTCCACATATCAGACCTACACTTTCATAATATAGGAGAAAGAGAACTAAATACGATAAGAATAATTGAAAAATTAAATCCTGATATTATTGTTATAACTGGAGACTTAATTGAAAAAAGGGAAAGCATAGACGAATTGTTAGATTTCTTGGATAAGATGAGGCGCATAGCTCAAGTCTATCTCGTTTACGGAAACTGGGATCATGAAAGTGGCGCAAATTTAACAGATTTAAAAAATAAAATAGAGGCTCTTGACGTTGAAGTTCTCGTAAATGAAAACGTTAAAGCCAAGGTTAACGAGATAGAGTTGTATATTATAGGCGTTGACGATCCTAGCATTGGGAAGGCAAACCTGGAGAAAGCGCTAGAAAATGTTCCTTCAGGCGCTCTTACAATTTTACTGGCGCATTCCCCGGAAATAATAGATGAGGCTGCCTCCTACAAGATCGATTTAGTTCTTGTCGGACACACCCACGGCGGTCAAGTGGTAATTCCAGGCTATGGACCGCTTTTTCTTCCAGTAAGCAAAGAGTATAGAAAATATGCATCAGGTTTGTTTAAAATCGATAGCACCTATATGTATGTGAATAGAGGGCTGGGAACATCGATTCTACCCGTTAGACTATTCTGTCCGCCTGAAATAACGTTAATAGTGTTAAAGGACACATAA
- the nikR gene encoding nickel-responsive transcriptional regulator NikR, which produces MRSLVISISLDSKLLDRLNKLMDQLGYSNRSEAIRDAVRRLVAEYEYSSLKNSSVLAAVVIVYEYSEGYIDRKLAKIRHVYNDVVIGNLHMHIDGDYCTELLIARGLGERVLSLIAAVKGIRGLVSSRHLLVPLET; this is translated from the coding sequence ATGCGATCCTTGGTAATCAGCATATCCCTCGATTCAAAGTTGCTTGATAGACTTAACAAATTAATGGATCAGCTAGGATATTCAAACAGATCTGAGGCTATACGTGATGCCGTAAGGCGGCTAGTTGCGGAGTACGAGTATTCGAGTCTAAAAAACAGTAGTGTTTTAGCCGCGGTTGTAATAGTCTACGAGTATAGCGAAGGATATATTGATAGAAAGCTTGCGAAGATAAGGCATGTATATAATGACGTGGTTATAGGTAATCTTCATATGCACATAGATGGAGATTATTGCACTGAGCTATTAATTGCTAGAGGATTAGGGGAAAGAGTATTGAGTCTTATAGCTGCTGTTAAAGGTATTAGAGGCCTAGTATCCTCGAGGCATCTACTAGTGCCTCTAGAAACCTGA
- the cadA gene encoding cadmium-translocating P-type ATPase — MKFKWFLWALIIFISLIAVAIHKLNILGEPYLLLISILIFALYIVRSFMVEKKPFVDYAVMLLMLSVGILTYIFGLHVEGSLVLAFFALAEILEDYAEKKAESSLKALMDYMPKMVRLVVNGSIVEVDVKKVRSGDVVLVGRGDRVPVDGVIVEGVGSVDQSVITGEPLPVVVGQHSFVYAGSLVVEGAFKVRATTSGDASLFSRLVELVNKYKESRTRMEKFIHRFSKIYLPLMLFSAVLAWLVFDISVALVIIAIACPSAFLVSISATFLYSLSMLAHKGILSKGTAPIERAAKIRIIAFDKTGTLTLGKPQVDKIFVLDESLSRRELLKLAASVEVASSHPLARAIVEEAKKEEIKLFSFEKIEELPGMGIIGKVNGYEIAVGSIDLMTKIGLRDQAKEDIHSPYVYVANNGEVIGLITFSDRLDPKTRFIIKKLKEMNFKVVMLTGDKRENAEKISRMLDISEFYAELSPEEKVSLIDELKKKYGKHVAMIGDGINDAPALAAADLGIAVGSIQAVMEAGDIALTSGSLENILHLFETSRRTVRKVVENIAMIMIAKILVVFLSVLGLIPLWSAVAVGDDGAMLFTLANTFLTLKKA; from the coding sequence ATGAAATTTAAATGGTTTCTGTGGGCTTTGATAATATTCATATCTTTAATCGCAGTTGCAATTCACAAGCTAAATATACTTGGAGAGCCGTATCTCTTACTAATCTCCATCTTAATTTTTGCATTATACATTGTTAGAAGTTTTATGGTCGAGAAAAAGCCTTTCGTAGATTACGCCGTCATGCTACTGATGCTTTCTGTTGGAATTCTCACTTATATATTCGGGCTTCATGTAGAGGGAAGTTTAGTACTCGCCTTCTTCGCACTAGCTGAAATACTTGAGGATTACGCTGAGAAAAAAGCAGAGAGTAGTTTAAAAGCTTTAATGGATTACATGCCAAAAATGGTAAGGCTCGTTGTAAATGGCAGTATAGTCGAGGTTGATGTTAAGAAAGTACGTTCAGGCGACGTGGTTCTGGTAGGTAGAGGAGATAGAGTGCCTGTTGACGGGGTTATCGTAGAAGGAGTGGGAAGCGTTGACCAGTCGGTAATTACTGGAGAACCGCTACCAGTAGTAGTGGGACAACATAGTTTTGTTTATGCTGGTTCGCTTGTTGTTGAAGGAGCATTTAAGGTAAGAGCTACAACATCTGGTGATGCCTCACTCTTCTCAAGACTTGTAGAGCTTGTTAACAAGTATAAAGAGAGCAGAACTAGGATGGAGAAGTTTATTCACAGATTTTCCAAGATATATTTGCCTTTAATGCTGTTTTCAGCAGTTTTAGCTTGGCTAGTATTTGATATCAGCGTTGCTTTGGTAATTATAGCTATAGCCTGTCCAAGCGCTTTCCTCGTATCGATCTCCGCGACTTTCCTATATTCTCTATCAATGCTCGCTCACAAGGGCATTTTGTCGAAAGGAACAGCCCCCATAGAAAGAGCTGCTAAGATAAGAATTATTGCTTTTGATAAAACGGGAACGTTAACGCTAGGCAAGCCTCAAGTAGATAAAATCTTCGTACTTGATGAAAGCTTGTCAAGGAGAGAACTTTTAAAGTTAGCCGCTTCAGTAGAAGTGGCTTCGAGTCATCCATTGGCTAGAGCAATCGTAGAAGAAGCAAAAAAAGAGGAAATAAAATTGTTTAGCTTTGAGAAAATTGAAGAATTGCCCGGTATGGGGATAATTGGTAAGGTAAACGGCTATGAAATAGCCGTCGGAAGCATTGATTTAATGACCAAAATAGGTCTAAGGGATCAAGCAAAAGAAGACATCCATTCCCCTTATGTTTACGTTGCAAACAATGGCGAAGTAATAGGATTAATAACTTTTTCAGACAGATTAGATCCAAAAACAAGATTTATAATTAAAAAATTAAAAGAAATGAATTTTAAAGTGGTTATGCTAACTGGCGATAAGCGGGAAAACGCTGAAAAAATATCGCGTATGCTTGATATAAGCGAGTTTTACGCAGAGCTTAGTCCGGAGGAAAAAGTAAGCCTAATTGATGAATTAAAGAAAAAATATGGGAAACACGTTGCTATGATAGGCGATGGAATAAACGATGCTCCAGCTCTGGCAGCGGCAGATTTAGGTATAGCCGTTGGCTCGATTCAAGCCGTTATGGAAGCAGGTGATATCGCTTTAACTTCTGGAAGCTTAGAGAATATTTTACATCTTTTTGAGACTTCCCGAAGAACCGTTAGAAAAGTTGTTGAAAATATTGCGATGATAATGATTGCTAAAATTCTTGTGGTCTTTCTCAGCGTACTCGGTCTTATTCCTTTATGGTCAGCAGTAGCCGTCGGAGATGATGGAGCGATGTTATTTACACTCGCCAATACCTTCCTTACACTAAAAAAGGCATAA
- a CDS encoding SufD family Fe-S cluster assembly protein has translation MTELEVYKQKALKLLAEKGLVLDRFDFEKIDISRIPKKAVEDLGVSIEEPKISGMYVQVDNSIIRLVVKKELEKKGVVLLDLEEALEDPQYRKFYWKALPVDYDEYTAAAELYGYHGVFLYVPEGVNVAFPVQACFLISSGKVGQAVHNIIVVDKNASLTINTTCAALRGESIHIGVTEMFVGENANLTYIMVHGWTSKVQVRPRTGVIVGKNGVFTSHYINLKPVEYIQSYPRILLKDNAKAYYSSVIVGRGRSYMDLGSEIILEGHNSRGEIISRSIARDDSRLIMRSCLKGYGVNTRGHLECKGLQLSDNASIETIPILESRTTGAILTHEASIGRISEEELNYLMSKGFTEEEATSIVIRGFIDIGLDKIPKTLRSQLESIYDMVAKMATG, from the coding sequence ATGACAGAGCTAGAAGTATACAAGCAAAAAGCGTTGAAGCTACTGGCAGAGAAGGGTTTAGTTCTTGATCGTTTCGATTTCGAAAAAATAGACATTTCCAGAATCCCAAAGAAAGCGGTCGAAGATCTGGGGGTTTCAATCGAAGAACCTAAAATCAGTGGAATGTATGTTCAGGTTGATAATAGCATAATAAGATTGGTCGTTAAGAAAGAGCTTGAGAAGAAGGGCGTTGTTCTTTTAGATCTGGAAGAGGCGTTGGAAGATCCTCAATATAGGAAATTCTATTGGAAGGCTTTACCAGTAGACTATGACGAGTATACGGCAGCGGCGGAGCTATATGGTTATCATGGCGTTTTTTTATACGTGCCCGAAGGCGTAAACGTAGCATTTCCCGTTCAGGCCTGTTTCTTAATTTCATCCGGCAAGGTTGGTCAGGCAGTTCACAACATAATAGTTGTCGATAAGAACGCAAGCTTAACAATAAACACGACATGCGCGGCTTTGAGGGGTGAATCTATACACATAGGCGTAACCGAAATGTTCGTGGGGGAGAATGCGAATTTAACGTATATAATGGTTCATGGCTGGACTTCTAAAGTTCAGGTTAGACCGAGAACAGGGGTAATCGTTGGAAAAAATGGTGTTTTTACTTCGCACTATATCAATTTAAAACCTGTAGAATACATCCAATCCTATCCTAGAATTCTTCTAAAGGATAATGCCAAAGCCTATTATTCCTCTGTAATAGTGGGTAGAGGAAGAAGTTATATGGATCTAGGATCAGAGATTATACTTGAAGGACATAATTCACGGGGAGAGATAATATCGAGGAGTATAGCTAGAGACGATTCGAGATTAATTATGCGAAGTTGTCTTAAAGGGTATGGTGTAAATACTAGAGGACATCTAGAATGTAAAGGATTACAACTTTCAGATAATGCATCAATAGAGACGATACCAATTTTAGAATCTAGAACGACTGGTGCGATTTTAACTCATGAAGCTTCGATAGGTAGGATATCTGAGGAAGAACTAAATTATTTAATGTCTAAAGGGTTTACCGAGGAAGAGGCTACATCTATAGTCATAAGAGGCTTTATCGATATTGGCTTGGATAAAATACCGAAGACGTTGAGGTCTCAGCTAGAATCTATCTACGATATGGTAGCTAAAATGGCTACTGGTTAA